TCTTCCACACAAAACTTCATGTTGCGCAGAATGGTTTTCAGGTTCATGAGGACTTCCGTAAATCCCATAAAGGCGAGTTCGCGGTAATGCTTCACAATGGTGGCCCCTTGTTCCTGCATCAGATCTCCACCCCAGGCACGGAATTGCGCCTGATCGTCGATCTTACGAAGTTCCTTCAGCAAGTTCGAGGCATGCAAATCGCCTGATGCTTCTCCGGCTATGATGTAGTATTTCATCGAAGAAATTTAAAGGCCATGAATGCGGCAACTTCCACCAGCGAAACTGCTACCAATCCTTTACTGGCACGTTCGAGTTTCCAATGAAAAAACACGAAATAAAAGAGGAATAATGTCGGCAACATGCAGAAGGTAAAAATCTGATTTTGGTATTCGCCTCCCTGTAAAAAATATCCCCAATACTTGCTCCATGGTCCGTAGGAATAAATCACCTGCTTCCCTGCAGCGTATCCTAAAAAGGGCAATAAAAGTCCCGCAATCATTCCATAGAGCGGCTTATCGAATTTATCCATTTCAGAATTGGTATTTGAGTTTTTTCATCACACTGTGAGCGGTCATATCGTATTGTGTGGGCACGAGTGATACATAGCCATGTTCCAGTGCCCAGATATCGGTGTCGGAAGATTCATCGTAACTTTTGAATTCACCCGTGAGCCAGTAATAGGGTTTTCCGAGCGGATCGTTTCTTAAATCGAATTTATCTTCCCAGAAGGCATGGGCCTGGCGACAAATTTTTATGCCTTTGATTTTATTGGAAGGCAATTTTGGAATGTTCACATTGAAACAAATTCCTTCGGGCATTCCTTTTTGCAGGACCTCCTTCACGACCGACTTCACCACTTTTTGTGCGGGTTTAAAATCGGCATTCATCGAATAATCGAGCAGTGAAAATCCGATGGATGGAATCCCTTCCAGCGCACCTTCAACAGCGGCCGACATGGTACCTGAATACAACACATTGGTGCTTACGTTAGAACCGTGATTGATACCCGAAACGATAAGATCGGGTGAAAATTTCAGGATTTCATAAATACCCAACTTCACACAATCTACCGGCGTACCGGAAGTGGAATAGGCTTCGAGTTTTCCGTATTCTTTGGACTGACTCATTCGCAAGGGTTCATTCACCGTAATGGCATGCCCCATTCCCGATTGCGGACTATCCGGTGCAACAATTACAATACGTCCGAATCCCTTTACCGCCTCTACCAAAGCACGAATGCCCGGAGCTGTAATACCATCATCGTTGGTTACCAGAATAACTGGCTCTTTTCGTTTGTTCATACCGTAAAAATACATTTTTAGGCGCATCCACACTATTTCCCAACAATCTCCGTCTTTAGTCTAAAGTTTGTATCTTCATCCTCCTAATTGAACAACACATGAATTATCAGTCGGACGTGGAAGCTTTGGACGCTTTCGTTCTAAAATACAAGGATCTGAAAAAGGAAATCGGCAAAGTGATTGTCGGCCAGGAGCAGGTGGTGGATGAAGTGTTGATTTCTATTTTCTCGAAGGGACACTGCCTTCTGGTTGGT
This genomic window from Flavobacteriales bacterium contains:
- the surE gene encoding 5'/3'-nucleotidase SurE, with protein sequence MNKRKEPVILVTNDDGITAPGIRALVEAVKGFGRIVIVAPDSPQSGMGHAITVNEPLRMSQSKEYGKLEAYSTSGTPVDCVKLGIYEILKFSPDLIVSGINHGSNVSTNVLYSGTMSAAVEGALEGIPSIGFSLLDYSMNADFKPAQKVVKSVVKEVLQKGMPEGICFNVNIPKLPSNKIKGIKICRQAHAFWEDKFDLRNDPLGKPYYWLTGEFKSYDESSDTDIWALEHGYVSLVPTQYDMTAHSVMKKLKYQF